One Mercurialis annua linkage group LG3, ddMerAnnu1.2, whole genome shotgun sequence DNA window includes the following coding sequences:
- the LOC126671545 gene encoding mediator of RNA polymerase II transcription subunit 30 — MEDIAMTSSPLSKTTQELAMEGQKHLEETIQAAYQILSSMNDELCNPTLWSTTTPNTATSPVPSQNGIVNGDSASDASIHHFDGTTNTGGAGVGTGNGALDEARFRYKNSVAALREVLAAIPNSHKAKAFETSLGSPADQDDVAKLEEQASNLRKELVNKNAYLKLLIDQFRELINDISTWQSPCSV; from the exons ATGGAAGATATTGCAATGACATCGTCACCGCTCTCCAAAACGACACAAGAGCTGGCAATGGAAGGACAGAAACATCTAGAAGAAACAATCCAAGCAGCCTATCAAATCCTCTCTTCAATGAACGACGAGCTTTGTAACCCTACTTTATGGTCCACTACAACTCCCAACACTGCAACCTCGCCTGTTCCGTCGCAAAACGGCATTGTAAATGGCGATTCTGCATCTGATGCTTCTATTCATCACTTCGACGGAACCACCAATACTGGCGGTGCCGGTGTTGGTACAGGCAACGGAGCTCTCGATGAAGCTCGGTTTCGGTATAAGAACTCAGTAGCTGCTCTTCGTGAGGTTCTCGCGGCGATCCCTAATTCTCATAAG GCAAAAGCATTTGAAACAAGTTTGGGTTCTCCAGCTGATCAAGATGATGTTGCTAAGTTAGAAGAACAAGCCTCCAATCTGAGAAAG GAACTTGTTAACAAGAACGCGTATCTTAAGCTTCTTATTGATCAATTTCGAGAGCTTATCAATGATATTTCTACATGGCAAAGTCCCTGCTCTGTCTGA
- the LOC126671544 gene encoding non-specific phospholipase C6, with amino-acid sequence MKKSKKPSLSWIFLLFLACSCVSTAQQQNPIKNIVVLVMENRSFDHMIGWMKNSVNPGINGVTGTECNPVSTKNPTHQSICFKDDAEFVDPDPGHSFEAVSQQVFGNGSTPSMTGFVEQALTMSSNLSETVMKGFRPKYVPVYATLVQEFAIFDRWFSSIPGPTQPNRLFVYSATSHGSTSHVKKQLAQGYPQKTIFESLHENGINFGIYFQNIPTTLFYRNLRKLKYVFKFHQFDLKFKKDAREGKLPSLSVIEPRYFDLKGMPANDDHPSHDVANGQKLVKEVYEALRSSPQWNETLLVITYDEHGGFYDHVETPYVNVPNPDGNTGPAPFFFKFDRLGVRVPTIMVSPWIKKGTVVGGAKGPAPNSEYEHSSIPATIKKIFNLSSNFLTHRDAWAGTFEGVVQELTSPRTDCPVTLPDVAPLRTTEAKEDATLSEFQSEVVQLAAVLNGDHFLSSFPDEVSTKMNVREAHQYVKGAVSRFIRASKEAVTLGADESAIVDMRSSLTTRSSLHN; translated from the exons TAGTGATGGAAAACAGATCTTTTGATCACATGATAGGGTGGATGAAGAACAGTGTCAACCCAGGAATCAATGGAGTAACAGGGACAGAGTGCAATCCAGTATCAACCAAGAACCCGACTCATCAATCCATTTGCTTTAAAGATGACGCAGAGTTTGTGGATCCGGATCCAGGCCACTCATTTGAAGCCGTTTCACAGCAGGTATTCGGCAACGGTTCAACTCCTTCAATGACTGGTTTTGTAGAGCAAGCTCTAACCATGTCATCAAATCTATCAGAAACTGTAATGAAAGGTTTTAGACCTAAATATGTGCCTGTCTACGCCACTTTAGTTCAAGAATTTGCAATATTTGACAGATGGTTCTCATCAATCCCGGGTCCAACTCAACCCAACAGATTATTCGTATACTCCGCAACTTCTCATGGCTCAACCAGCCACGTCAAGAAACAACTAGCACAAGGGTACCCACAAAAAACAATCTTTGAATCACTTCACGAGAATGGAATAAACTTCGGAATATATTTCCAAAACATACCAACTACTTTATTTTATAGGAACTTAAGGAAgctaaaatatgtttttaagtTCCACCAATTTGATTTGAAGTTCAAGAAGGATGCTAGAGAAGGGAAGTTACCGAGCTTGAGTGTGATTGAGCCGAGATACTTTGATCTGAAGGGTATGCCTGCAAATGATGACCATCCATCTCATGATGTGGCTAATGGTCAGAAGCTGGTGAAGGAGGTTTATGAGGCGTTGAGGAGCAGTCCGCAGTGGAATGAGACACTGTTGGTGATTACTTATGATGAACATGGGGGGTTTTATGATCATGTTGAGACTCCTTATGTTAATGTTCCTAACCCTGATGGGAACACTGGTCCGGCTCCTTTTTTCTTTAAGTTTGATCGGCTTGGTGTTCGTGTGCCGACGATTATGGTCTCTCCTTGGATCAAGAAAGGCACTG TGGTGGGTGGTGCAAAGGGACCAGCGCCAAATTCAGAGTACGAGCATTCATCAATCCCAGCCACCATAAAGAAAATATTCAATCTCTCTTCAAACTTCTTAACCCATAGAGATGCATGGGCCGGCACATTTGAAGGAGTTGTTCAGGAGCTAACCTCACCAAGAACTGATTGCCCAG TGACCTTGCCGGATGTTGCGCCATTGAGAACTACGGAAGCAAAGGAAGATGCCACCCTATCTGAGTTTCAGAGTGAGGTAGTTCAACTTGCCGCGGTTCTTAATGGTGACCATTTCTTGAGCAGCTTCCCAGATGAGGTGAGTACGAAGATGAATGTTAGAGAAGCTCATCAGTACGTGAAAGGCGCTGTTTCGAGGTTTATAAGAGCTAGTAAAGAGGCTGTTACTTTAGGAGCAGACGAATCTGCCATTGTAGATATGAGATCTTCACTCACTACAAGATCATCACTTCATAATTAG